One window of Trifolium pratense cultivar HEN17-A07 linkage group LG5, ARS_RC_1.1, whole genome shotgun sequence genomic DNA carries:
- the LOC123883547 gene encoding putative disease resistance protein RGA3: MAEFASSLIQSLGSAALHEFARINGLKDELERLKEHVETCKAVLLDLDGKQEQSHAEQNLVTRLKDVLIPADNLLDEFAIQDMINKRDRNKLKKVLHPYSLKKLDMAHEIEKIQKKFDDVEKYMFGLNLNLNVSAVEKTNSEWRETGSYVQESEIIGRDDDKENIISLLRQSHGDPNVSFVAIVGIGGMGKTTLAQLVYSDEKVQNLFEKSMWVCVSDNFDVKTILKNMLKSLLPKEKIDDTLTLDNLQSMLRDNLNGKRYLLVLDDIWNESSEKWDKLRTNLMCGARGSKVVVTTRSTIVAHRMGVKDPYVLSGLIPEKSWSLLKKIAFGDDTIQVDQKIESVGKEIAEKCKGVPLAIRSLGSILKGKSEEKEWNDVLRGDFWKLCEDKDSILPVLKLSYNNLSPQQRQCFAYCSLFPKDWEFEKDELVQMWMAHGYLDCPVEGKCIEDVGNQFINIFLMKSFFQEPKWNEDGDLIGFKMHDLMHDLAKQVAGDDCCYLLDNKAKGCLGSPMHVWVEFDALYLLGSLDASRLRTLIVAFPNVYDFMDREKQHSLISRFKYLRVFKLCDDLYIELYVSIEKLNHLRFLKLSLTCTLKKFHKSIRNLVCLQTIEVSLDPKIVLSTKVVSKLINLRRLYICQCTFRDKTPVGFGKLSIPQHRGVNFSKWLSPLTNIIEISLTFCQGFKYLPPLEGLLSLKSLYLSNLDDLEYIYYEVPTHEPFFPSLKRLDIWDCYNLVGWKRKGDDFNDINTSSHHLFLPQFPCLSYLKISECPMLTHMPTCPNIKKLSLQLVFPTWEETLNIAPSQCSLSCTPLSLQINLKNVSQYWWQNLTSLENLKFVCFSSQQFQAIEIWLFKEDFNYLPSLRNIQFHYCNRIKALPDWICKISSLQHITIEDCDQLTLLPEGMTRLTNLHTLEIIRCRLLIEECQKETSATRPTIAHIPNIIIKSDWN, translated from the exons ATGGCTGAATTTGCTTCAAGCCTCATTCAAAG CTTGGGATCTGCTGCCTTACATGAATTTGCACGGATTAATGGTCTTAAGGATGAGTTGGAAAGGCTTAAGGAGCATGTTGAAACTTGTAAAGCTGTGCTGCTTGATCTTGACGGGAAACAAGAGCAAAGTCATGCTGAACAAAACTTAGTAACAAGGCTCAAAGATGTGCTTATTCCTGCAGATAACTTGCTAGATGAATTTGCTATTCAAGATATGATAAACAAAAGGGATCGAAACAAACTAAAAAAGGTACTTCATCCTTACTCTCTAAAAAAATTAGACATGGCTCatgagattgaaaaaatacaaaaaaaatttgatgatgTGGAGAAATATATGTTTGGATTGAATCTAAACCTAAATGTTAGTGCGGTTGAGAAAACTAACAGTGAATGGAGGGAAACTGGTTCTTATGTGCAAGAATCAGAAATAATTGGAAGAGATGATGACAAAGAGAATATTATAAGCTTGTTGAGACAGTCACATGGAGATCCAAATGTCTCTTTCGTTGCTATTGTTGGGATTGGTGGTATGGGAAAGACAACTCTTGCTCAGTTGGTGTATAGTGACGAAAAAGTGCAAAATTTGTTTGAAAAGAGTATGTGGGTATGTGTCTCTGATAACTTTGATGTCAAAACTATTTTGAAGAACATGTTGAAGTCATTATTACCTAaggaaaaaattgatgatacattAACATTGGACAACTTGCAAAGTATGCTTCGTGACAATTTAAATGGTAAGAGATACTTGTTAGTCCTAGATGACATTTGGAATGAGAGTTCTGAAAAGTGGGATAAATTGAGGACTAACTTGATGTGCGGTGCTCGAGGTAGTAAGGTTGTAGTGACAACTCGAAGTACAATAGTGGCACATAGAATGGGTGTAAAGGATCCATATGTTTTGAGTGGTTTGATTCCAGAAAAATCTTGGAGTTTATTAAAGAAGATTGCATTTGGGGATGATACCATTCAAGtggatcaaaaaattgaatcaGTTGGTAAGGAGATAGCAGAAAAGTGCAAAGGAGTTCCATTAGCAATAAGATCATTGGGAAGTATATTAAAGGGTAAAAGTGAAGAAAAGGAATGGAATGATGTCTTACGAGGTGATTTTTGGAAATTGTGTGAGGATAAAGATAGCATCTTGCCGGTTCTAAAATTGAGTTACAATAACTTATCGCCTCAACAAAGACAATGTTTTGCTTATTGCTCTTTGTTTCCTAAGGATTGGGAATTTGAGAAGGATGAGTTGGTTCAAATGTGGATGGCACATGGTTATCTTGATTGTCCGGTGGAAGGGAAATGCATTGAAGATGTTGGTAATCaattcattaatatttttttgatgaaatcattcttccaagaaccaaaatggaaTGAAGATGGTGATTTAATTGGTTTTAAAATGCACGATTTAATGCACGATCTAGCAAAACAAGTAGCCGGTGACGATTGTTGTTACTTGTTGGATAATAAGGCAAAAGGATGTCTAGGAAGTCCTATGCATGTATGGGTTGAATTTGATGCATTATATTTGTTAGGATCGTTGGATGCTAGTAGGTTACGAACCTTGATTGTGGCTTTTCCCAATGTCTATGATTTTATGGACAGAGAGAAACAACATTCACTTATTTCAAGGTTCAAATACTTGCGTGTCTTTAAGTTGTGCGATGATCTTTATATTGAGCTATATGTttcaattgaaaaattgaatcaTTTAAGATTTCTTAAATTATCTTTGACTTGTACACTAAAAAAATTTCACAAGTCGATAAGAAATCTTGTTTGTTTACAAACCATAGAAGTGAGTTTGGATCCAAAAATTGTACTTTCTACAAAAGTTGtctcaaaattaatcaatttgAGACGTCTTTATATATGTCAATGCACCTTCAGAGACAAGACACCAGTTGGATTTGGAAAATTGAGCATACCACAACATAGGGGTGTAAATTTTTCCAAATGGCTTTCTCCTCTcacaaatattattgaaatatcTCTTACTTTTTGTCAAGGTTTCAAATATCTCCCACCTTTGGAAGGTCTTCTGTCCCTCAAGTCACTTTACTTAAGTAACCTTGATGATTTGGAGTACATATATTACGAAGTGCCTACCCATGAGCCATTCTTCCCATCTTTGAAGAGATTAGATATCTGGGACTGTTACAACCTGGTGGGATGGAAGAGGAAGGGAGATGATTTCAATGATATTAACACTTCATCACATCATCTTTTCTTGCCTCAATTTCCTTGTCTATCTTATCTGAAAATTTCTGAGTGCCCAATGTTGACTCACATGCCTACTTGTCCAAACATTAAGAAATTATCATTGCAACTGGTGTTTCCTACATGGGAAGAAACGCTAAATATAGCACCGTCACAATGCTCACTCAGTTGCACTCCTCTTTCCTTgcaaattaatttgaaaaacGTCTCACAATATTGGTGGCAAAATCTTACTTCTCTCGAGAATCTTAAATTTGTGTGTTTTTCAAGTCAACAatttcaagcaattgaaatcTGGTTGTTTAAGGAAGACTTCAACTATCTTCCTTCATTGCGAAATATTCAATTTCACTATTGTAACCGAATAAAGGCATTGCCAGATTGGATATGCAAAATCTCATCACTTCAGCATATCACGATAGAGGATTGCGATCAATTGACATTGCTGCCTGAAGGAATGACACGTCTTACCAACTTACATACCTTGGAAATCATTAGATGTCGACTCTTAATTGAAGAATGTCAGAAAGAAACAAGTGCAACTCGGCCTACAATTGCACACATCCCAAACATAATCATCAAAAGTGATTGGAATTAG